AGAAAACTAAAACTTAATTTCAcctcattttgtgtgtgcaggCGATTCTTTTATTAGTCTCTATGTGCATCTATCTTCAGCTCTCATACACCTTTATTTTGTGTTACTCTGGTTGGTTGGGTTTTGTTAAGAGCTCTTATGAGAATAACCTGTGCCTGGGTATATTGTATGGCCATGTACAGTCCGTCTGTGCTTTTGGCATCcccgtatttatttatttgtagtgTGTCTGTAGAGTAAAAATGTGCTCTGCCATGTGATGGCGCTGGTGGGCTCATAGTGACTGTGGTTTCTCCCTTTGTAGAGCGCATCACACAGAGCGTGGTTAAGTCGCATCTGGAGACGAGTCAGTACAGCACTGAGGAGCTCAAGAGGCTCATGTGGACCATGTACACGCCTGAGGAGACCCGCACCTACCAGAGCAAGGTGACCATATTCCGCCATTgcactgcagctctgcagagCGAGGTCACACCGTCAGCAGCAAACGCAATGTTTAGCGTAGGAGAGTTAATTCACCGCGACATGCAACCCATCTCCACTGGATGACAAACTACTTGATTTTTATAATAAGCGCAGCGTTAATAGCACACAGTGTTACGCCTACACTGTCCCAGTGTGTCATAACCTAATGTGGCGTCTCTAACGTTGGCTGCTCCTCCTTGTCTTCCAGTCTGCAGAGGcgatgtggcagcagtgtgccCTCCACATCACCAATGCCATCCAATACGTGGTGGAGTTCGCCAAGCGCATCACTGGCTTCATGGACCTGTGTCAGAATGACCAGATTATCCTTCTGAAAGCAGGTCAGTATCTAGCACTATCGTAGagccagtctctctctctctcagacataTCCGCAGTAATATGTGACACTTTACACATAATGCTGTACATGGGGTCTCTGTTACACACAACATGGAGGCCACATTCATACCTAGAGCACACACGTGGCAGGAGAAGTTTTCTACAgagaacatttacaaaatacaggTGCCAGCTATGCTCGGACATGTAGATAGCACACCACTAGATTATAGTCGCCTGTGTATACTATAGAGTTGACAGCCATTCTGAATGgacacaacagaaaatatttcttGTACTGGTTAAAGTGAAATTGTGATTTTGCTAACCTTTGCcccttttgtctttcttttcacccACTTTCTTTTTGCTTATGTGCTCCTTTTGTTCATTGCACCCCATGGTCACTATCCATCTCTGGAACCAAAATACGTATAAAtttgcaaaatgcatgtaatgtaaaaatgtaaaaaaaaaatgaactgtttgaaatattttggaTAAATCATTGGTAATATCTTTATTATGGACTTGTCTACTTGAATTACTGTTGATTTccaaaatttcaaatattttctaTATGTTGTATTCACTTTGAAAATGTGGAACTGGATTTGTggatttgtgtttgtctgtgtccaTACATGGTGGAGCACCTggtcccctctttctctctctctctctctctcaatctctctctctctctctctctctctctctctctctctctctctctctctctctcgttctctctctctttctctcttgttctctctctctctctctctctctctctctctctctctctcactctctctctcgttctctctctctttctctcttgttctctctctctctctctctctctctctctctctctctctctctctctcgttctctctctctccatctttcccctcCTCAGGCTGTCTCGACGTCCTGCTAATCCGCATGTGTCGTGCCTACAACCCCGTCAACAACACTCTGCTGTTTGATGGCAAATTTGCCAGCGCCCAGCTTTTCAAAGCACTCGGTGAGACTTTCTTATGAACCACACACTGTAGCCCAGCGAATCACCATTGCCTGAACAGGTTGAGAATAAGGTTATCGGGGCATCGGACAGtggtaaaatgtgtttgtgttggtgtgttaAAGAATTGTGATAAAGCCTCTTTGTTGGACTCCAGTTGGGTCATGGGGTGCTCAGTATATTAgagcatgtgtacacacatgcattgaCATCAGGTGCACATGAATACACAGTCACTACacacaatgtaatgaaatttcAAATGTTCTCCTACAACAAGGTACTGTAAAATTAAAAGTGGAGCCCAGCATTAGCTTCTTGAGCATCAAGATGAACTGGTGTCAGGCATCGACCCTAACTGTGTTACCTTCCCCTACTTTACAGGTTGTGATGACCTTGTGAGCGCAGTGTATGAGCTGGCCAAGAGTCTGTGTCgcctgcagctctctgaggAGGAGATGGCTCTGTTCAGTGCCGCTGTCCTGCTGTCCCCAGGTcagtctttctcacacacatgcacataaaccaATAACATGAGCCACTTCTTCAGTGatacactgacatttcaaataTGTGTAGCAACacactttttgtcattttgtttctaGACCGGCCATGGCTGACAGACACTCAGCAGGTCCAGAAGTTGCAAGAGAGAGTCTATGTGGCATTGCAGCACTGTCTCCATAGGAGTGGCACTACTGAGGAGAAACTGGCCAAGGTACTGTATTGAGCTTTATCAGTCAGCTTTGTTCTCACTTTCTCTAAAGGAGTACGTTTGGTatcagtatacagtatgttgttatTCATACAGGATATTATCATGTGTAAGTGAGAGTAATAAAATTGAATTGGGTTTTTATGTCATATTATACAGGCATATTTAAGGATGTTTAATTTTCACCCTTCCATACTTTTTCATCATAGATGGTGTCCAAGTTGCCCATGATGAAGTCTATTTGCAAACTCCACATCGACAAGCTGGAGTTTTTCCGCCTGGTCCACCCGGAGACAGCCTACAGTTTCCCCCCACTTTACAGGGAAGTCTTCGGCAGTGAAATCACCTTCCCAGACTCCACTGAGAGCTAAACACAGTCAGAGGAatacagagaggacagagaggacagagagagagagagagagagagagagagagattggatggagagacagaggagcaggaaaACATAAGCAGAAAGCAGCAGCTCAGTGACAATCCTGCACACACTACTCCCAATGCCGACCCTGCCCCCCGTGCAGTAACACAGCAGTGTAACTCCATCCAGGCTGCCCACTAGCTGCTGGGCACTACATGCATGCTACCTTACTTTTAGCAAAACAGAGGTGTTTTCTCAGTTCACTTTTTTGTGAAAGATAGTACCTCCCTAAACGTGAAGAGCTCTGCAGTGGGAGTTTCActtctcttcatttctcttcCCAACTCTCAGAGCTCCCTCCATGTATGTAAACCATGAATGTACCCCACAGATACGCAGCGAAGCCCCAGTTGCAAGTTAGAATGTGCATATAGCTGTGCCCGCATTGTAGTGCAGTGCATCATGTGGCCTGTTTTTCATATATTAACACAGACAACATAAAGTTAATGCCCATGCAGAGCTTTTTAATCCATTTGGCATAATGTTTGAAGGGACCAAGGTCAGCCAGTATTTTTGTATTACATGATACCAGTATCGCATGTAACACAACATGAATCTAACCTTTTTTGATCATTGACCCAATGACTCGCTGCCTTACCTGCCATACATGAGAATTGATACGTCACACTAATGGCACGCACTCACTGGCCCATGTATTTGTACAGGCACTCATACAGATGGTGTTTTTGGAGCTGCTCTATAAGATGCAATGGAAAACCTCAGTCCCACTACCCTTTCCCTTTGCAAATGCCACTTAGAGGAAGAAAAcaagtattttgaaatattcctttaatttatacacacatttatatatatatatatacatttatttagagaGAAAATATatagagtgagagaggacagtctgtgtgtgtgtgtgtgtgtgtgagtgagagagaggaagagagaggtagagagcgagagcgagagagagagagagagaaagaataagTCAGGGCAGTGTCATTATCCACCAGCCTCCCAATGGCTGCATATTCCAGGAACACTGGAATCCAAAACTGGACTGACAAAAAGAAGCAAAAGGCCGGCAAAACAGAGACAAGCAGCACTTACTGAATGACCCAGAGTCACTCAGCGTATTGTGGACCTTTTCTGTTCTCATGGTTCCTACTGGAGCTGCCCTTCTGAAAGCAGCGAGATCAGGGCTTTGCTGTATGCCCCACAGACAGCTACTGAAGAGTGGAAGCGGTAGTTTAAAGGAGTCATGCAATAGCTATAACATCAAGCTAAACTCCCAAGAGTTTtacaggagctgctggaggatCAGCCCTCATTTGCCACGCAATTGGCAAAAACGACCTGAACTTTGCTGTGGGAACTTTGCTCCACTAGattgcagaggaagaggaagaggatgagaaGAACATTTGTTTAAGTCAAGGGGAAAAATGACTTGGGAAACCAACACCTTAGGATTCAAAGTCCAATCGGAGCTTTGTCCGAGTGGAAACAGAGATGCAGAGGGAGGCAAAGACCTTCAGTCAGTCGGAGGATGAAATGGGCTGGTGCCCTGAAATGACAGCATTGTGTCAGGGTATTGTATCTGCATTGTAAAACATCCTGAGGTCAGCATTGTATGAATTTGTAAATTGTTCCCCTATAATCCCACCCCCTTTCCTCACGCCTTTCCTTCTCCAAACACTTTGGCACAAATAAGAGTTGACAGAGCTATCAGCTACCCCCCTGAGCTAGGGATTAATATTACTATATAGTGCatattctattttttttgttttgcagtgcaaAAGACACTGAAGgacaaattgaaaatgtatcttTTCCAATGTATTTTCCCACACGGTTGAACTCCAAAACGGAGGTGAGTCAGACTCAGGCTCCAGTCTTGCTGCCTGTGCCCCAAGCAGACCTGCCATCATTGACAATCACACAGTCCACACTTCTCTCTATTGGGAGACAGTGGCTTGTTTTTTATCCTCACCAGGAAGCTCTTCTGAGATTATTTTCATAAGAATAGATTTGGCAGAAGACCATTTTAGACTAACTGTGGAAGAGGTATTTTGGATGTCAGAAAACCCCAGATACCTAGATTCTGCCCACTCGTGTGCTAATACCTGAGAAAGATCAATTGCTGAAAGTAAGATGTAGTGTCACATAGAGTCAGAGCTGTTCATAACCAAAATGGCAGTGAGATAATCCCTCATAGGCCTTGGATGTATGCTCTCCAGTTATGTAAGTAACCGCATCGTGATTCACTCTGCACTGCTGGAACAGTGCTGCCTCTCCATTTTACGTATTTTGTTGTTGGAAGTTTTTACTGGACTGAGCTTCTAGGGGATCTGTTTCTTTTCTGG
The nucleotide sequence above comes from Megalops cyprinoides isolate fMegCyp1 chromosome 2, fMegCyp1.pri, whole genome shotgun sequence. Encoded proteins:
- the rorca gene encoding RAR-related orphan receptor C a, whose translation is MRAQIEVIPCKICGDKSSGIHYGVITCEGCKGFFRRSQQNNAMYSCSRQRNCLIDRTNRNRCQHCRLQKCLALGMSRDAVKFGRMSKKQRDSLYAEVQKHQQSQELAGGGAREEGCENGSLSRAYSRGSSAALSDLDDITTLPDGLLFDLPLTPEGASDYCSLDLLGGSGGSSSSSQSSPEQSRLDFNDGGHIKHEYQLLHEPGLFTHSLLNTLPEGCSLLEIERITQSVVKSHLETSQYSTEELKRLMWTMYTPEETRTYQSKSAEAMWQQCALHITNAIQYVVEFAKRITGFMDLCQNDQIILLKAGCLDVLLIRMCRAYNPVNNTLLFDGKFASAQLFKALGCDDLVSAVYELAKSLCRLQLSEEEMALFSAAVLLSPDRPWLTDTQQVQKLQERVYVALQHCLHRSGTTEEKLAKMVSKLPMMKSICKLHIDKLEFFRLVHPETAYSFPPLYREVFGSEITFPDSTES